From a region of the Zingiber officinale cultivar Zhangliang chromosome 10B, Zo_v1.1, whole genome shotgun sequence genome:
- the LOC122029326 gene encoding DNA replication licensing factor MCM4-like has product MASSDFSPSGASSPDGRSSPIANTNSSPALGPAGRSSRRRRRTPSTTPSPSPGALLTPSATPSASGPPSSTPSSLRRRWTRRHPATPSTPMSADENLPPSSDAGDDDAVDHDDADSAPVFVWGTNISVQDVNAAILRFLRHFRDPREASRGNGLLDDGKYMRSVHRIMELEGGESLDIDAHDVFDYDPDLYTKMVRYPLEVLAIFDIVVMDLVARIDPLFEKHIQTRIYNLKSSVCMRNLNPSDIEKMVSVKGMIIRCSSVIPDVKEATFRCLVCGHYSDPILVDRGRINEPTRCVRQECLAMNSMTLVHNRCRFADKQIIKLQETPDEIPEGGTPHTVSILMHDKLVDSGKPGDRVEITGIYRAMSVRVGQTQRTVKSTFKTYIDCLHIKKTDKSRLLLSDQMDCDNSTTNKTVEDENADYRDKIDKIKELSKLPDIYDRLTRSLAPNIWELDDVKRGLLCQLFGGNALKLDSGASFRGDINILLVGDPGTSKSQLLQYMHQLSPRGIYTSGRGSSAVGLTAYVSKDPETGETVLESGALVLSDRGICCIDEFDKMSENARSMLHEVMEQQTVSIAKAGIIASLNARTSVLACANPSESRYNPQLSVIDNIHLPPTLLSRFDLIYLILDKADEQTDRRLAKHMVALHFADPETQVQEFIDLPTLVAYISYARKHIHPQISDEAAEELTRRYVEMRKRGNAPGSRKKVITATARQIESLIRLGEALARMRFSEWVEVQDIAESFRLLEVALQQSATDHSTGTIDMDLIMTGISASERIRRENLVAAMRNLVMEKLQIGGHSARLVELLEEVNKQSSMEVHLNDVRTALATLATEGVVLLHGDSIKRI; this is encoded by the exons ATGGCTTCCTCCGATTTCTCACCCTCCG GAGCTTCGTCCCCCGATGGCCGGTCGAGTCCAATCGCGAACACTAATTCCTCCCCTGCTCTTGGACCCGCCGGGCGTAGCAGCCGGCGACGGCGTCGTACCCCCTCCACCACACCCTCCCCCTCCCCCGGTGCCCTACTGACCCCATCCGCCACGCCGTCCGCTAGCGGCCCTCCCTCTTCTACCCCTTCCAGCCTCCGCCGCCGGTGGACACGCCGTCACCCCGCAACCCCCTCCACCCCTATGTCCGCCGACGAGAACCTTCCTCCCTCGTCAGACGCCGGGGATGACGACGCGGTCGACCACGATGACGCCGATTCCGCTCCCGTGTTTGTCTGGGGTACCAACATCAGCGTGCAGGACGTGAATGCCGCCATTCTCCGGTTCCTCCGCCACTTTCGTGACCCGAGGGAGGCTAGCAGGGGGAACGGCCTGCTGGACGATGGAAAGTACATGCGGTCCGTCCACCGcatcatggagcttgaaggtggggAGTCTTTGGACATCGACGCCCATGACGTGTTCGACTACGATCCTGATCTCTATACCAAGATGGTTAGGTACCCGCTGGAGGTCCTGGCCATCTTTGACATTGTGGTCATGGATTTGGTCGCTCGAATCGATCCACTGTTTGAGAAACACATCCAAACTCGAATCTATAATCTCAAATCCTCCGTCTGCATGAGGAATCTCAATCCTTCTG ACATTGAAAAGATGGTGTCTGTGAAAGGGATGATCATCCGTTGCAGCTCTGTCATACCAGACGTCAAAGAGGCTACATTTCGTTGTCTAGTCTGTGGTCATTACTCAGATCCCATTCTTGTTGACAGAG GGAGGATAAATGAGCCAACAAGGTGTGTAAGACAGGAATGTTTAGCCATGAACTCAATGACACTGGTTCACAATCGATGCAG ATTTGCAGATAAGCAGATTATCAAGTTGCAGGAGACACCTGATGAAATTCCAGAAGGAGGGACCCCACACACTGTCAGCATTTTGATGCATGATAAACTTGTAGACTCTGGAAAACCTGGAGATAGGGTTGAG ATCACAGGTATATACAGAGCAATGAGTGTTAGAGTAGGACAAACTCAGAGAACTGTGAAGTCTACATTTAAG ACTTACATTGATTGTCTTCACATAAAGAAGACAGACAAGTCTCGTCTCCTCCTTTCTGATCAAATGGATTGTGATAATAGTACCACTAACAAGACTGTTGAAGATGAAAATGCTGATTATCGGGACAAG ATTGATAAAATAAAGGAGCTTTCAAAATTGCCAGATATCTACGACAGGCTTACGAGGTCTTTGGCACCTAACATATGGGAATTGGATGATGTGAAAAGAGGTCTACTTTGccag CTTTTTGGAGGCAATGCCCTAAAGCTTGATTCAGGAGCAAGCTTCCGAGGTGACATTAACATTTTGTTGGTTGGTGATCCTGGAACCAGTAAATCTCAGCTGCTCCAGTATATGCATCAGTTATCACCTCGTGGAATATATACAAGTGGGCGGGGGAGCTCTGCAGTTGGTCTAACTGCTTATGTTTCAAAAGACCCTGAGACTGGTGAAACT GTACTGGAAAGTGGTGCACTTGTCTTAAGTGACAGGGGGATCTGCTGTATTGATGAGTTTGATAAAATGTCTGAAAATGCACGCAGCATGTTGCATGAG GTGATGGAACAACAGACTGTATCAATTGCAAAGGCTGGAATAATTGCTTCATTAAATGCTAGGACTTCAGTATTAGCTTGTGCAAACCCTAGTGAATCTCGGTACAATCCTCAGCTCTCTGTGATTGACAACATCCATCTTCCTCCAACTTTGCTTTCAAG atttgatttgatttatctaattttgGACAAGGCAGATGAACAAACTGACAGACGTCTAGCCAAGCATATGGTTGCTTTGCATTTTGCAGATCCAGAG ACGCAAGTGCAAGAGTTTATTGACCTCCCTACCTTAGTTGCATATATCAGCTATGCTAGAAAGCATATTCATCCACAGATATCTGATGAAGCTGCTGAAGAGTTGACACGCCGATATGTGGAAATGAGGAAAAGAGGAAATGCACCAGGAAGCAGGAAGAAG GTTATCACAGCAACAGCTAGGCAAATTGAAAGTTTAATCCGCCTTGGTGAGGCACTTGCACGTATGCGTTTTTCAGAATGG GTTGAAGTGCAAGATATAGCAGAATCTTTTCGATTGTTGGAAGTTGCATTGCAGCAGTCAGCAACAGACCATTCCACTG GAACAATCGATATGGATCTTATCATGACTGGAATATCTGCAAGTGAAAGGATTAGACGGGAGAACCTAGTTGCAGCCATGCGTAACCTTGTGATGGAGAAATTGCAAATTGGAGGTCACTCCGCTCGATTAGTAGAG TTGCTGGAGGAGGTCAATAAGCAAAGTTCCATGGAAGTTCACCTCAATGAT GTGCGGACCGCCCTTGCAACTCTGGCCACTGAGGGAGTTGTTCTTCTTCACGGAGACAGCATAAAGAGGATATGA
- the LOC122029327 gene encoding AP-1 complex subunit mu-2: MAGAVSALFLLDIKGRVLIWRDYRGDVSAVQAERFFTKLIEKEGDSESQSPVVFDGGISYMFVQHNNVFLMTAARQNCNAASILLFLHRVIDVFKHYFEELEEESLRDNFVVVYELLDEMMDFGFPQYTEAKILSEFIKTDAYRMEVVQRPPMAVTNAVSWRSEGIRYKKNEVFLDVVESVNILVNSNGQIIRSDVIGALKMRTYLSGMPECKLGLNDRVLLEAQGRTTKGKAIDLDDIKFHQCVRLARFENDRTISFIPPDGSFDLMTYRLSTQVKPPIWVEAQVERHSRSRVEITIKARSQFKERSTATNVEIELPVPSDATNPNIRTSMGSASYAPENDALVWKVKSFPGGKEYMCRAEFSLPSITAEEATPEKKAPIRVKFEIPYFTVSGIQVRYLKIIEKSGYQALPWVRYITMAGEYELRLI, translated from the exons ATGGCGGGCGCCGTCTCGGCGCTGTTCCTCCTCGACATCAAGGGCCGTGTCCTCATATGGCGGGATTACCGCGGGGACGTATCTGCAGTACAGGCCGAACGCTTCTTCACCAAGCTCATCGAAAAGGAG GGGGACTCGGAGTCGCAGTCGCCTGTGGTGTTCGATGGTGGGATCAGTTATATGTTCGTCCAACACAATAATGTCTTCCTAATGACCGCTGCGAGGCAGAATTGTAATGCTGCTAGCATCCTTCTCTTCCTACATCGCGTCATTGAT GTGTTTAAACATTATTTCGAGGAGCTGGAGGAAGAATCCTTGAGAGACAATTTTGTAGTTGTG TATGAGTTGCTTGATGAGATGATGGACTTTGGTTTCCCTCAATACACTGAAGCTAAGATTCTGAGTGAATTCATTAAGACGGATGCGTATAGGATGGAAGTCGTACAGAGGCCTCCAATGGCTGTCACAAATGCAGTATCATGGCGCAGTGAAGGCATTCGTTACAAGAAAAATGAA gtGTTCTTGGATGTTGTTGAAAGTGTAAATATTCTTGTCAACAGCAATGGACAGATTATCCGTTCTGATGTTATTGGGGCGTTGAAGATGAGAACATACTTGAG TGGCATGCCTGAATGTAAACTTGGGCTGAATGACCGAGTACTATTGGAAGCTCAAGGGAGGACAACCAAGGGAAAAGCTATAGATTTAGATGATATCAAGTTTCACCA GTGTGTGCGATTGGCACGTTTTGAGAATGACAGGACAATATCCTTCATACCACCTGATGGGTCTTTTGACCTAATGACATACAGACTCAGCACTCAG GTAAAACCTCCAATCTGGGTTGAGGCTCAAGTTGAGAGGCACTCAAGAAGTCGCGTGGAGATCACAATTAAGGCAAGAAGTCAGTTCAAGGAAAGAAG CACTGCCACAAATGTGGAAATTGAGTTGCCTGTGCCTTCAGATGCCACCAATCCCAACATTCGGACATCCATGGGTTCTGCTTCATATGCTCCAGAAAATGATGCATTGGTCTGGAAAGTAAAATCTTTTCCTGGTGGCAAG GAATACATGTGTAGGGCAGAATTTAGTCTTCCCAGTATCACTGCGGAAGAGGCGACTCCAGAGAAAAAAGCTCCTATACGTGTGAAGTTTGAGATCCCATATTTCACCGTCTCTGGTATACAG GTTCGTTACCTTAAAATCATCGAGAAGAGTGGATACCAAGCTCTACCTTGGGTGAGATACATCACAATGGCGGGAGAATATGAACTGAGGCTCATCTAA
- the LOC122028929 gene encoding mitogen-activated protein kinase 4-like gives MAMLSNNPPADFGNKEEMRSYTISNTLFEIDAKYAPMKLLGEGAYGVVCSSINRETSENVAIKKIRNVFEDRIDALRTLREMKLLGKIKHENVIEMKDIMLPSTKRSFVDVYLVFELMDTDLGQIIRSPQPLSDEQCQCFIFQLLRGLKYLHSANVIHRDLKPGNLLVNSDCELKIGDFGLARTKSPRGEGMNGYVVTRWYRAPELLVCSDSYDAAIDMWSVGCIFAAILGRKPLFPGTDSAHQLELILNTLGVNHDAADFDFVTYQPIRDYIDSLPDSPGVPFASMFPDANPLAVDLLKKLLVFNPAKRINATEALEHPYMAQLYDPLLDPAAKVPIDLGFDDDLGEDKIREMIWEETLCYRPGKAAL, from the exons ATGGCTATGCTATCAAATAATCCCCCCGCCGATTTCGGGAACAAAGAAGAAATGAGATCTTACACCATCTCAAACACACTTTTCGAGATCGATGCCAAGTATGCGCCTATGAAGCTCCTTGGAGAAGGCGCTTATGGCGTCGTTTGCTCATCCATCAACCGCGAAACAAGCGAGAACGTCGCCATTAAGAAAATAAGGAATGTCTTCGAAGATCGCATCGATGCGCTGAGGACTCTTCGGGAGATGAAGCTTTTGGGGAAAATCAAGCACGAAAACGTCATTGAGATGAAGGATATCATGCTGCCTTCCACCAAGAGATCATTCGTCGACGTTTATCTTGTCTTTGAGCTCATGGATACTGATCTGGGGCAAATCATCAGATCACCTCAGCCACTTTCCGACGAGCAGTGTCAATGCTTCATTTTTCAG CTGCTTCGAGGATTGAAGTATCTCCACTCGGCGAACGTAATTCACAGGGACTTGAAGCCAGGGAACCTTCTGGTCAACAGTGATTGTGAACTTAAGATTGGCGATTTCGGACTGGCTCGCACTAAAAGTCCGAGGGGTGAAGGAATGAACGGCTACGTCGTCACGCGTTGGTATCGTGCGCCGGAGTTGCTCGTTTGCTCTGATAGCTACGACGCTGCCATTGATATGTGGTCAGTTGGATGCATCTTCGCTGCGATACTCGGCCGCAAACCTCTCTTTCCGGGCACTGACAGTGCCCACCAGCTCGAGCTCATTCTCAACACTCTCGGCGTTAACCATGATGCTGCTGATTTCGACTTCGTCACTTACCAGCCAATTCGAGACTACATCGACTCGCTCCCGGATAGTCCAGGCGTTCCCTTCGCCAGTATGTTCCCCGATGCCAATCCACTGGCCGTCGACTTGCTGAAGAAGCTGCTCGTTTTTAATCCGGCAAAGAGAATCAATGCTACGGAGGCATTAGAGCACCCTTATATGGCTCAGTTGTATGACCCTCTGCTCGACCCCGCTGCCAAGGTCCCCATTGATCTTGGCTTCGATGATGATCTCGGGGAAGACAAGATCAGAGAGATGATATGGGAGGAGACGCTCTGCTATCGCCCAGGAAAAGCTGCTCTCTGA